CGTCCAGCTCGAACTCGTCGATGCACAGCAGGCGGTGGCCGGAGAGGGTCCGTACCGTCTGCTGGAAACCGAGGGCGCCGACCAGGTTGGTCAGCTCCACGAAGGTGCCGAACGCCTTGAGCGCGGGCTCGGCCGGGGTGGCGTGCCACAGGGACGCGAGCAGATGGGTCTTGCCGACGCCGTAGCCGCCGTCGAGGTAGACGCCGCGCGGGCCCGCGGGCGACCTGTGCGCCTTGGGGCGGCCGAGGCCGAGGAAGCCGCGCCGCGGCCCCTGGGCCGGGTGCGCCCCGCCGAGGCCGGCCGCGAACTCCGCCAGGATCCGCACGGCCTCGGTCTGGCTCGGCTGGTTCGGGTCGGGGACGTAGGTGTCGAAGCGGACCGCGTCGAAGCGCGGCGGCGGCACCATCTCGGCGACCAGCCGGTCCGCGGGCACCCGCGGTTCACGGGCGCACAGCGACTGCGGGGCCGGGTCGGCTATCGGGCTTGGCCCCTGGGCGGCGGCGGAGGAGGACGACACGGTTGACCATGCTAAGCCTGCCGGCGCGGGCGGGCGTCCCGGAGGGCTCCCCATCGCCGCAGGTGGGCGGGGCGGGGGCGGTCGGCCCTCCGCTGAAAGGGCCGGTGGCGTGCCACACTGCGTGTCATGCGACGCCTCGTACCTGTGACCGACGAGACAGTGGTGGACGCCCGCGGTGAGACGGCCGGGGGCGCCGCCGGGTGGGGGCCGGACGAACTGGCCGCCGCCTACGCCTATCCCGCGTCCGTCACCGGCCCGCGTCCCGCCCCCTGGCTGCGCGGCAACATGGTGTCGAGCATCGACGGGGCCGCCCGGCACGACGGGCGTTCGCAGGCCCTCTCCTCCCCGGCCGATCTGCGGATCTTCGGGACGCTGCGGGCGCTGGCGGATGTGGTGGTGGTCGGTGCTGAAACGGTACGCCAGGAGGGGTACGGGCCCGCCCGCGCGCCGGACGGGTACGCGGCGGCGCGCGAGGCGGCCGGGCAGCGGCCCGCGGCGGCGGTCGCGGTGGTGAGCGCGAGCCTCGATCTGGACTTCTCGCTGCCGCTGTTCGTCTCGCCGCTCGTGCCCACGCTGGTCCTCACCGGCGCCGCCGCGCCAGCCGACCGGGTCGCCGCCGCCGAGAAGGCCGGCGCCGAGGTGGTCGTCGCGGGGGACGGCACGGGCGTGGACCCGGCCCGCGCGGTGGCC
The sequence above is a segment of the Streptomyces griseoviridis genome. Coding sequences within it:
- a CDS encoding pyrimidine reductase family protein — encoded protein: MRRLVPVTDETVVDARGETAGGAAGWGPDELAAAYAYPASVTGPRPAPWLRGNMVSSIDGAARHDGRSQALSSPADLRIFGTLRALADVVVVGAETVRQEGYGPARAPDGYAAAREAAGQRPAAAVAVVSASLDLDFSLPLFVSPLVPTLVLTGAAAPADRVAAAEKAGAEVVVAGDGTGVDPARAVAALGALGHTRLLTEGGPRLLGQMVAADVLDELCVTLAPLLTAGDAPRVTGGPPVADPRRFALVSLLEEDGFLFGRYRRS